The following DNA comes from Thiobacter sp. AK1.
CCGGCGGCTGGGTGTATCTCGTCTCGCCGGTGTATCTCGTGGATGTCTCGCGCGGCGCCATGGATTTCGTGGCCAAGAACCCGCTGGCCGAGGAAGAAAAGCCAGTGGGCTTCAGCCTACCCAGACTCAGGCTCAGCCTCGAAAATGGCCGCTGGCGCCGCGAACCCGACAACGGGCGGTTGTCCGCCGATTCGCTCAACCGCTTCCTGGACGAATGGCGCCTGGCGAGGGCCGTCTCGGTGCAGCAGGCGGGCCGGGCGCCGGCTCAATCCCGTGCCAGTGTGCACCTGGCCGATGGCCGCGTGCTGGTCTTCTCCCTGATCGCGCGCGAGCCGGAATGGATCCTGCGCCGCGAGGACGAGGGGCTGGAATACCACTTCGCGCCGGACGCGGGGGCGCGGCTAATTGATCCTGCCCGCGCCGAGGCCGCGCCCTGACATGCCCGAGCTGCCGGAGGTGGAGACCACCCGCCGGGGCCTCATGCCCCACGTGGTGGGCCGCGTCATCGAAGGCGTGACCGTGCGCGCCGTCCGGCTACGCTGGCCGGTGCCACCGGGTCTTGCACGGCGGCTTGCTGGCGCGCGCCTGGCCGACATCGAACGACGCGGCAAGTACCTGCTGTTCCGCGTCGAAGCGAGTACCCCCGGCTGGCTAATCGTGCATCTGGGCATGTCCGGTAGCCTGCGCATGGTGGCGGCGGGTACGCCTGCCGGCTGCCACGATCACCTGGATCTATCCCTCGACAATGGCCACGTTGTTCGGCTGCGCGATCCCCGCCGCTTCGGAGCGGTGCTCTGGCACCCGGGCGATCCCGCCCGTCATCCGCTGCTCGCCCATCTGGGCGTGGAACCGCTCTCCGAAAGCTTCACCGGCGCGTGGCTATACCGCCATACACGCAACCGCAGCGCCGCGATCAAGCAGGTACTCATGGATGCGGGGCTGGTGGTGGGGGTAGGCAACATCTACGCCAACGAGGCCCTGTTTCATGCCGGCATCGACCCCCGGCGGCCGGCGCGGCGCCTGGGTCAAGCGCGCTGCACACGCCTGGTGGAGGCCGTGCGTGCCACCCTCGAGCGCGCCATCGCGGCAGGTGGCTCCAGCCTGCGCGATTTCGTCCACGCGGACGGCCAGCCCGGTTATTTCCAGCAGCACTACGCCGTCTATGGGCGGGCAGGCGAGCCCTGCCGCCGCTGCGGCGGACCCATCCGCCACCTGCGTCAGGGCAATCGCTCCACGTTTTTTTGTCCCCGTTGCCAGCGCTGACGATCATGGCGATGCATTACCCCGGAGAATGAAGCCCACCGCCAGGGTCGTGGCCTCACGCCGCGCCCCATGGGGAGAGGGCGACCATGGACGCTTTGCGTCCTTCGGCTAGCCAAATGGCTGGCAGGCGGATTGCCATTCCCCACAGGCGATAAGCCGAGTGTTCCATGGCCGCTTTGCCGGCTCCCCGTGTACGCGGGGACGACGGAAAGTCAGGCAGCAATCTCATGCCCGACAAACCCTCAAGTGTGGGGCAATCACGCCGATCATGACTTTGGCATTACCGCAAATCACTCTAGCAACTTGACGTAAGCCTGTTGTTTTGCTGGGAAATCATGCTAGAGTAGCGACGCGGTCCGCAGGCGCCCCGGCAGCGGCGCCAAAACGCCAAAACCTCGCGGGAGGCTCCATGAGCAATGACAACCTCGTCGCCCACTTCCAAGCCTACAGCGCCTGGCGCGAACGACTCGCTGACACCGTCGCGGCCCTGCGCAAATGGCTGGCGGAACAGGATCTCACCGACGCACAAATCGACCTGCGCATCCAACACGTGCTGGAACGGCTGAAGGACGACAAGCTCAACGTGGCCTTCGTGGCAGAATTCTCCCGCGGCAAGTCGGAACTCATCAACGCCATTTTCTTCGCCGATTACAAGCAGCGACTGTTGCCCTCCAGCGCGGGGCGCACCACCATGTGTCCCACTGAGCTCCTGTGGGATCCCACGCGCGAACCATGCATCATGCTGCTGCCCATTGAGACGCGCGCCACCGACACCACCACCACCGAGTACAAGCGCTACAGCGACGAATGGAAGGTGATCCCGCTGGACACCTCCTCCGGCGAGGGCATGATCCAGGCGCTACAGCGGGTTTCCGAGACGCGGCGCGTGTCAGTGGAGGAAGCCGAACGCTATGGGCTCTACGACCGCGACGACGAGGACAATGTCCTCACCGTGCACGATGACGGGACGGTGGACATTCCCGCCTGGCGCCACGCCATCATCAACTTCCCTCACGCCCTGCTGGAGCAGGGGCTGGTGATCCTCGACACGCCAGGTCTCAACGCCATCGGTACCGAGCCGGAGCTGACCCTCAACCTGCTACCCAACGCTCACGCCATCCTATTCATCCTGGCCGCCGACACCGGCGTCACCAAGAGCGACATCGAAGTGTGGCGTAACCACATCGGCAACACCCAGGGTCGTCAGAAGGGACGGCTGGTGGTGCTCAACAAGATCGACGCCATGTGGGACGAGCTCAAGGGCGAGGAAGCAGTGGAACGGGAGATCGCCCAGCAGGTGGAAACCACGGCGCATCTTTTGGGTCTCGATCCGGCCCAGGTGTTTCCCGTCTCCGCGCAGAAGGGACTCTTGGCCAAGGTGCAGCACGACCAGGCGCTCCTCGTCAAAAGCCGCCTACCACAGCTCGAGCGCGCGCTGTCCGACGAGCTCATTCCCTCCAAGCAGGAGATCGTGCGCGACGCCACCCAGAGCGAGCTGGAAGACATGATCCAAGCCACCCGCGACATCCTGCGCGGACGGCTGGCCGGCGTGCGCGAACAGCTCACGGAACTCAAAAACCTGCGTGGCAAGAACCAGGATGTCATCGAACACATGATGGCCAAGGTACAGCAGGACAAGCAGGATTTCGAGAGGGGCCTGCAGCGCTTCCAGGCCCTACGCTCGGTGTTCTCGCACCACACCAACGTGCTGTTCAGTCACTTGGGCATGGACGCACTCAAGCAGGAAATCCGCGACGTGCGCACGCAGATGGCCAACAGCAAGTTCACCAAGGGCATCCGCCATGCCATGAACCAGTTCTTCCGCGACACCCATGCCAACATCGCCAAGGCCTCCGAGCAGATCGAGGAAATCAAGGCGATGATGGAAGCCATGTACAAGAAATTTGCCGACGAGCATGGGCTCAAGGCCGCCAGCCCGGCGCCCTTCTCCACCCTCAAGTACACCAAGGAACTGGCCAAGCTAGAGAAAGCCTACAATGACCATTTCGGCACGGTGACGGTGTATGCCACGGAACGCTTCAGCCTCATGGCTAAATTTTTCGAGACCGTGGCCGCGCGCGTGGTCCATGTCTATGAGGTCGCCAACCGGGACGTGGAGAACTGGCTCAAGGCGGTGATGGCGCCCATGGAAACCCAGGTACGGGAACACCAGCTTCAGCTACGCCGCCGCCTGGAGAGCATCAAGCGCATTCACAAGGCCACCGACACGCTGGAAGACCGTATCGCCGAACTCGAGCAGATGGAAAAAACCATCCTCGACCAGCTGGCCGACCTCAACGACTTGCACACCCGCCTCATCGAATCGCTCGCCTACGACGCCAGCCACGAGCGGGCCGTGGTCTGGGCTTGAGGTCCCCGTCTCTGGAGTCGGTCGCAAGCGAGGGCGTGCTGGTGCAAAAGCACGTGAAGCGTTTCCTTGTTCGCCTTTACCGCTTGCAAGCCACTGGGATGCAGGAACGATCATGGCCAGGTAGCGTTTGATGATGCCCATCGCCGTGATCGTTGATAAAACGAACAGGGCGGCTTGCGCCGCCCTGTTCTCCAGTCTGTCACGGGAAAACCGTCACGCCACCTTCTGCCCGCTGATGATGCGGTAGCGCTCCTCGAGCACTTCACGCGATTCCTCGACGCCGGTGATGATGCAGTCCACCGGGCACACCTCCATGCACTGCGGCGTGTCGTAGTGCCCCACGCATTCGGTACACATATTGGGGTCGATGACGTAAATGTCGGGGCCCTGGGAAATAGCGCCGTTGGGGCACTCCGGCTCGCACACGTCGCAGTTGATGCATTCGTCGGTGATCTTGAGTGACATGGCCGCTTCCTCGTATATGAGAAGTCACTAATATTCAGCGCATTCTGGCACTGAGACGGGAATTAATCAAGGGATGGACGAACTCGCTCACATCGCCCCCGAGCCTGGCGATTTCCCGCACCAGGGAAGCCGAGACGAACATGTATTGCTCGGAAGGCGTGAGGAACAAGGTTTCCACTGCGGGGTTGAGCTTGCGGTTCATGCCGGCAAGCTGCAGTTCGTATTCAAAGTCGGACACCGCGCGTAAGCCGCGCAGCACCACGGTGGCGTCCTGCTCCTCCAGGAATTTCATCAGCAGGCCGGAGAAGCCCACCACCCGTACCCCCGGCACTTCCGCCAATGCCTCGCGGGCCATGTCCACCCGTTCCTCCAGACTGAAGAAGGGACGCTTGTTGGGACTTTCCGCCACGCCCACGATGACCTCATCGAACAGCTTGGCGGCGCGCCGCACCAAATCCTCATGGCCACGGGTGATGGGGTCGAAGCTGCCGGGATAGACGATTTTTCGTGGGTTCATAAAGCCTCCGCCGGCTCGCGGCAGGCAAGGCCAAAATAAACCATACCAGCGCGCGCGCTCTTGAACAGTGCCCAACCTTCCGGCAGCGCAAGCGGCGCGCCGCTTTCCAGATAGACCACACCGTCCCCTGCCAGGCGCGGTCCCACCAAGGGCCACACGGCCGGCAGCAGGGCGGCGGCGAAGGGCGGGTCGAGAAAGATCACATCATACACGGCCGTGTCGCGCCGCAGCCACGCTAGGGCGTCGTCCTTGATGAGGGTGCATTGGGTCGCGCCCAACCGCGCGGCGTTCTCGCGCAGGGCAGCGAACACCCGGTGCTGCTTTTCCACCAGGGTGACATGCGCGGCGTGCCGTGAGGCAGCCTCCAGGCCCAGCGCGCCGCTGCCCGCGAACAGGTCGAGACAACGCTTGCCCTCTAAGCTCTGGCCCAGCCAGTTGAACACGGTTTCCCGCACCCGGTCAGGCGTGGGGCGCAGTCCTTCCGCCGCGGGGAAGGTAATCGAGCGGCTGCGCCAGGCACCGCCGATGATGCGCACCCGGCCCGCGCCACTTTTGCCGCCGCGTGCTTCAGGGCGTATCCGGGCCACCCACCACCACCGTGATCATCTTCTCCGGCAGCACCCGCCGCTGGAACGCATCCCGCACCTGGGCTACGGTCACGCGCGCCACGGCCTTGGGATAATCGTCAAGCCAGGTGAGGGGCAGACCATAGAAACCAATCACGCCGAGAAAATCGAGAATCTTGCGGTTGCTATCCACCCGCAGGGGAAAGCCCAGCACGATGTTGTTCTTGGCCTGGGCGAGTTCCGCCTCGGTGGGGCCTTCCGCGACGAAGCGGGTGACGGTGTCGCGCAGCACCCGCAACACTTCCGGCGCATCGTCCTTCTTGGTCTGCACGCCGATCTGCAGGGGACCAGGCTGGGCCAGGGGCAGGAAATAGCTGTAGGCGCTATAGGCGAGCCCCCGCTTCTGGCGAATCTCCTTGAGGATGCGGGAATCGAAACCGCCTCCGCCCAGCACGTAGTTGCCCACCAAGAGCGGAAAGTAATCGGGATCGAGCCGGCTCATGCCAGGCTGGCCCATGAGGATGTGCGCCTGCGTCGCCGGATGGGGCAGCCGCACCTGCTGCCCGGAAGGGGCGGGAATGGGCAGATCGAGGGACGGTAGCGGGGAACCCTCGGGCAACCCGGCAGTGAGACGCTCGGCGATGACTTGGGCCTCATCCCGCGTCACATCGCCTATCATCACCACCACCGCGGTGGCGGCCCCGTAGTGGGCGCGATGAAAGGCGAGGAGATCATCCCGCGTGATGCGTGCCACCGTTTCCACCTCGCCGCTTTCCGGCAGCGCATAGGGATGCGTGCCGTAGAGGGCCTTGTAAAAGGCCTTCTCCGCGATGTGCTCAGGCTGGGTATCCGCTTCTTTGAGTGTGGCCATGAGCCGCTCTTTTTCCCGCGCCACCACCGTGGCGGGAAAATCCGGTCGCGCCAAGATGGTGGCCAGCAAGCCAAGCGCTTCTTCGCGCTCGTGGCGGCTTACCAGCGTGCGCAGCGAGTAGCCGGCGCGGTCACGCTCGAAGGCCGCACCGAGCTCAGCCCCCACCGCGGCCAAACGGCGGGCAATCTCCTCTTCGGACAAGCCGCCCGCGCCAAGCTGCAGCAGGTTGGCCACCAGTGCGGCGCGTCCCGCGAGCGCCGGCTCGTCGCGACGGCTACCGGCGTCGAACCACACCGCCACATCCAACATGGGCAGGTCATGGTTTTCCACGAACAGCACCCGCGCCCCCTTGGTGGTGCGCCAGTCCTGGATGCTCACCCCGGCATGGGCAGCTACCGCCATCAGCCACAGGACGAGCAGAAGCATCAACCGTCGCACGGTCCGCCCGCGCGTGTATCCCTCAATCCACATGACGCAATCCTTTTGGCGGGGTAGTCGTTTGCCGCGCATCCAGCGGCTGGGGATCCAAAGTAGCCACGGTAAGATGGTCGTCCACCAGATACTTGCGTGCCACAGCCTTGATCTGCTCGGCGGTGACAGCCTTCAGTTTCTCGATGCGCCGCTCGACGAGACTGGGGTCGAACCCCACCGTCACCACCTCACCGATCTGCATCGCCTGGTAGAACATGGAATCCCGCTGATACACCTGGGCGGCGATGAGCTGGGAGCGGATGCGCGCCAGTTCCTCCTCCTTAACGCCCGCGTCCTGGATGCGCGAAAGTTCAGCGCGGATGGCGGCCTCGAGGTCATGGACCGTGCGTCCCTCGCTGGGCGTACCATCAACCAGGAACAGGCCCGGACCACGCTGGATGCTGTCGTAGCTCGCACCCGCTTGCACCGCCACGCGACTGTCGCGCACCAGGCGTGTGGGGAAGCGCGCCGCGGCATTGGCATCCAGGACACCGGCGAGCATTTCCAGCGCATAGGGTTCCCAGTCGTTCTCCGGGTCTTTCAGCACCGGCACCTGCCAGGCCATGATCAGGTAGGGTAGTTTCGCCGGCGCCTTTAGCGTCACCCGGCGGGGCCCGGTTTGTTCCGGCTCCAGCTGGGGCTTGCGGCCAGGCAATGGGCGCGCCTTGAGCGGACCGAAGTAGCGCTCGGCGAGTCGGAAAACCTCGTGGGGCTTTACATCGCCCACCACCACCAGCACGGCGTTGTTGGGCGCATACCACCGCCGGTACCAGGTACGCGCATCGGCCACCGTCATGTTGATTAGATCGTTCATCCAGCCGATCACCGGCCAGCGGTAGGGATGGGCCTCTAGGGCGGTGGCCATCAGCGCCTCATAGACCAAGGACTGGGGTTTGTCCTCGGTGCGCCAACGCCGCTCGTTGCGCACCACCTCGATCTCCTTGGCAAATTCCTGCTCGCTCAGCACGAGGTTGGCCATGCGGTCGGCTTCCAGCCGGAAGGCGAGCGGAAGTTTGTCCTTCTGCAGGGTTTGGAAATAGGCGGTGTAATCGCGACTGGTGAAGGCGTTCTCGCGACCGCCGGCGGCGGCAATCAAACGCGAAAATTCCCCGGCAGGCACCTGGCGCGTGCCTTTGAACATCATGTGTTCCAGCACGTGGGCCACCCCCGTCGTGCCGTTGTGTTCGTCCATACTGCCGGCGCGATACCACACCTGGGACACCACCACCGGCGCGCGATGATCTTCCTTGACGAAGATACGCAAGCCGTTGGCCAGGGTATGGCTCTCGATGCGGCTCGTCGCCCAGGCCGGCAGCAAGCCCATGCAAAGGAGCAAGACTGTCGCTGAAAGGCGTGCTACCAGTGCTCGTCTCATGCTCGGTCCTTGTCAGAAGGGAGCGGGTAGTATAATCGACGGCCCCAGGCCCCGTGCTCTGACACCCCAGCCCATGTTTGGTTTCTTCAAGTCAAAGTCCGAACTCGAACCCGAAGCCGCCGCCCAGGAACCGCGCCTCACCTGGCGTGAGCGCCTGAAGCGGGGGCTCGCGCGCACACGCGAGGCGCTCGGCGGCCGCCTGAGCGGCTTGTTCGGTAGCCACACTCAAATCGACGAAGCTCTATTCGAGGAGCTGGAAACCATTTTGCTCACCGCCGATGTGGGCGTGCAGGCCACCGAAGCCCTCCTCGCCACTCTGCGCGCCCGCGTCAAGCGCGATCGGCTCACCGATGCCGCCCAACTCAAGGCCGCCCTCATCGAAGCCATGACCGAGCTTCTCGCGCCCTTGGAAAAGCCGCTTGAAATATCCACTCACAAACCCTTCGTGATCATGATGGTGGGCGTCAATGGCGCGGGCAAGACCACCACCATCGGCAAGCTCGCCCACTGGCTCCAGAATCAGGGCAAAAGCGTATTGTTCGCGGCGGGCGATACCTTTCGCGCCGCCGCCCGGGAACAGCTCCTGATTTGGGGCGAGCGCAACAACGTCACCGTGATCGCCCAGGAGAAGGGCGATTCCGCCGCGGTGATCTTCGATGCGGTGCAAGCCGCCAAGGCCCGCAGCATAGACGTGGTGCTGGCCGACACCGCCGGCCGGTTGCCCACCCAGCTCCACCTCATGGAAGAAATCAAGAAGGTCAAGCGCGTGATCGCCAAGGCTGAACCTTCGGCGCCCCACGAAATCCTGCTGGTACTGGACGCCAACACGGGGCAGAACGCGCTGGCCCAGGTGAAGGCCTTCGACGACGCGCTGGGCCTTACTGGACTGGTGGTGACCAAACTCGATGGCACCGCCAAGGGCGGGGTACTGGCTGCGATCGCCCAAAGCCGGCCGATTCCGGTACGCTTCATCGGCGTGGGCGAAACCAAGCAAGATCTGCAACCTTTCCGCGCCCGCGAATTCGTAGAAGCCTTGTTCGAGTGATCACCTTCAGTCAGGTCACCAAGCGCTACCCGGGCGGCCACGAGGCCCTTTGCGAGGCCAGCTTCACCATCGCCACTGGCGAGATGGTGGCCGTCACCGGTCCTTCCGGTGCGGGTAAATCCACTCTGCTCAAGCTCATCGCTGGCATCGAGCGCCCCACCTCGGGCAGTGTGCTAGTGGATGGCCAGAACATCGGCCGCCTGTCACGCAAGGCCATGCCCTACTGGCGCCGCACCCTTGGCCTCGTGTTCCAAGACGCCAAACTCCTCTACGACCGTAACTGTTTCGAGAATGTGATGCTGCCGCTGCGCATATCGGGCATGCCCGTGAAGGAAGCAGCCCGCCGGGCGCGCGCGGCGCTGGACAAGGTGGGACTTAAGGACCGGGAACGGGCCATGCCCATCACCCTTTCGGGCGGCGAACAGCAGCGCTTGGCCATCGCCCGCGCGATTGTCAACCGGCCCAGCATCCTGCTCGCGGACGAACCCACCGGCAACCTAGATGCGGATTACGCCGAGCTGCTGCTGGACATGCTGGCCGCGTTCAGCCGCGCAGGCGTCACCCTGGTGATCGCCACCCATGAGCCGCGTCTGATCGAACGCCTCAAGCCCCGGGTGCTAGCCCTGCGGGGCGGACGGGTGCTGACATGAGGAACTGGCTCGCCCAGCAGCGAGCAGCCTTGACTCACACCCTGGTGCGTCTTGGCGCCGCCCCCTTTGCCACGGTTCTCACCGTGTTGGTAATCGGTGTGGCCCTTGCCCTGCCCGTCAGCCTCTACCTAGCCGTGGCCAACGTGGCTCGCCTCGCGACCCATGTCTCCCACACCCCGGAGATCACCCTCTTTCTCGAGGATGGCAGTGACCAAACCCAGACACTCGCGCGTTCCCTGCGTGCCCGCAAAGACCTGGCCCGCGTTCGGTTCGTGAGCCGGGAAGAGGCGCTCAAAGGCCTCGCCGGCCGGGCCGGCATGGCGGATGTGATCGCCACCCTGGGTCGCAACCCCCTGCCGGATGCCTTCGTCCTCACCCCGAAAGCGACCGAGCCCACGGCGCTCGAGGCCCTGCGCCAGGCGCTTTCCCGGCTGCCTGGCGTGGCGCGCGCCACCCTCGACTCCGCCTGGGCGCAGCGGCTTGCCGCGTGGCTCGCCCTGGGTCGCGACTTCGTGCTGATCTTGGCGGGGCTGTTCGGCACCGCCCTGGTGGCAGTCAGTTTCAACACCATCCGCCTGCAAGTGCTGGCACAACGGGAGGAAAT
Coding sequences within:
- a CDS encoding DUF4340 domain-containing protein; the protein is MSSRLITNLVLAATVLALASVLLFKPEPAGPPQFHLSTLTPQTVTRIELTPRDGPAIVLARKAAGWRLAAPFSARADEARVEALLGLLASRSEQRLPARELQKFGLAPPYARLTIDTAASRQVFDFGDRQPVSDQVYVLTGGWVYLVSPVYLVDVSRGAMDFVAKNPLAEEEKPVGFSLPRLRLSLENGRWRREPDNGRLSADSLNRFLDEWRLARAVSVQQAGRAPAQSRASVHLADGRVLVFSLIAREPEWILRREDEGLEYHFAPDAGARLIDPARAEAAP
- the mutM gene encoding bifunctional DNA-formamidopyrimidine glycosylase/DNA-(apurinic or apyrimidinic site) lyase — translated: MPELPEVETTRRGLMPHVVGRVIEGVTVRAVRLRWPVPPGLARRLAGARLADIERRGKYLLFRVEASTPGWLIVHLGMSGSLRMVAAGTPAGCHDHLDLSLDNGHVVRLRDPRRFGAVLWHPGDPARHPLLAHLGVEPLSESFTGAWLYRHTRNRSAAIKQVLMDAGLVVGVGNIYANEALFHAGIDPRRPARRLGQARCTRLVEAVRATLERAIAAGGSSLRDFVHADGQPGYFQQHYAVYGRAGEPCRRCGGPIRHLRQGNRSTFFCPRCQR
- a CDS encoding dynamin family protein — protein: MSNDNLVAHFQAYSAWRERLADTVAALRKWLAEQDLTDAQIDLRIQHVLERLKDDKLNVAFVAEFSRGKSELINAIFFADYKQRLLPSSAGRTTMCPTELLWDPTREPCIMLLPIETRATDTTTTEYKRYSDEWKVIPLDTSSGEGMIQALQRVSETRRVSVEEAERYGLYDRDDEDNVLTVHDDGTVDIPAWRHAIINFPHALLEQGLVILDTPGLNAIGTEPELTLNLLPNAHAILFILAADTGVTKSDIEVWRNHIGNTQGRQKGRLVVLNKIDAMWDELKGEEAVEREIAQQVETTAHLLGLDPAQVFPVSAQKGLLAKVQHDQALLVKSRLPQLERALSDELIPSKQEIVRDATQSELEDMIQATRDILRGRLAGVREQLTELKNLRGKNQDVIEHMMAKVQQDKQDFERGLQRFQALRSVFSHHTNVLFSHLGMDALKQEIRDVRTQMANSKFTKGIRHAMNQFFRDTHANIAKASEQIEEIKAMMEAMYKKFADEHGLKAASPAPFSTLKYTKELAKLEKAYNDHFGTVTVYATERFSLMAKFFETVAARVVHVYEVANRDVENWLKAVMAPMETQVREHQLQLRRRLESIKRIHKATDTLEDRIAELEQMEKTILDQLADLNDLHTRLIESLAYDASHERAVVWA
- a CDS encoding YfhL family 4Fe-4S dicluster ferredoxin, which encodes MSLKITDECINCDVCEPECPNGAISQGPDIYVIDPNMCTECVGHYDTPQCMEVCPVDCIITGVEESREVLEERYRIISGQKVA
- the coaD gene encoding pantetheine-phosphate adenylyltransferase, with translation MNPRKIVYPGSFDPITRGHEDLVRRAAKLFDEVIVGVAESPNKRPFFSLEERVDMAREALAEVPGVRVVGFSGLLMKFLEEQDATVVLRGLRAVSDFEYELQLAGMNRKLNPAVETLFLTPSEQYMFVSASLVREIARLGGDVSEFVHPLINSRLSARMR
- the rsmD gene encoding 16S rRNA (guanine(966)-N(2))-methyltransferase RsmD; amino-acid sequence: MARIRPEARGGKSGAGRVRIIGGAWRSRSITFPAAEGLRPTPDRVRETVFNWLGQSLEGKRCLDLFAGSGALGLEAASRHAAHVTLVEKQHRVFAALRENAARLGATQCTLIKDDALAWLRRDTAVYDVIFLDPPFAAALLPAVWPLVGPRLAGDGVVYLESGAPLALPEGWALFKSARAGMVYFGLACREPAEAL
- a CDS encoding M16 family metallopeptidase — protein: MLLLVLWLMAVAAHAGVSIQDWRTTKGARVLFVENHDLPMLDVAVWFDAGSRRDEPALAGRAALVANLLQLGAGGLSEEEIARRLAAVGAELGAAFERDRAGYSLRTLVSRHEREEALGLLATILARPDFPATVVAREKERLMATLKEADTQPEHIAEKAFYKALYGTHPYALPESGEVETVARITRDDLLAFHRAHYGAATAVVVMIGDVTRDEAQVIAERLTAGLPEGSPLPSLDLPIPAPSGQQVRLPHPATQAHILMGQPGMSRLDPDYFPLLVGNYVLGGGGFDSRILKEIRQKRGLAYSAYSYFLPLAQPGPLQIGVQTKKDDAPEVLRVLRDTVTRFVAEGPTEAELAQAKNNIVLGFPLRVDSNRKILDFLGVIGFYGLPLTWLDDYPKAVARVTVAQVRDAFQRRVLPEKMITVVVGGPDTP
- a CDS encoding M16 family metallopeptidase, whose product is MRRALVARLSATVLLLCMGLLPAWATSRIESHTLANGLRIFVKEDHRAPVVVSQVWYRAGSMDEHNGTTGVAHVLEHMMFKGTRQVPAGEFSRLIAAAGGRENAFTSRDYTAYFQTLQKDKLPLAFRLEADRMANLVLSEQEFAKEIEVVRNERRWRTEDKPQSLVYEALMATALEAHPYRWPVIGWMNDLINMTVADARTWYRRWYAPNNAVLVVVGDVKPHEVFRLAERYFGPLKARPLPGRKPQLEPEQTGPRRVTLKAPAKLPYLIMAWQVPVLKDPENDWEPYALEMLAGVLDANAAARFPTRLVRDSRVAVQAGASYDSIQRGPGLFLVDGTPSEGRTVHDLEAAIRAELSRIQDAGVKEEELARIRSQLIAAQVYQRDSMFYQAMQIGEVVTVGFDPSLVERRIEKLKAVTAEQIKAVARKYLVDDHLTVATLDPQPLDARQTTTPPKGLRHVD
- the ftsY gene encoding signal recognition particle-docking protein FtsY, whose product is MFGFFKSKSELEPEAAAQEPRLTWRERLKRGLARTREALGGRLSGLFGSHTQIDEALFEELETILLTADVGVQATEALLATLRARVKRDRLTDAAQLKAALIEAMTELLAPLEKPLEISTHKPFVIMMVGVNGAGKTTTIGKLAHWLQNQGKSVLFAAGDTFRAAAREQLLIWGERNNVTVIAQEKGDSAAVIFDAVQAAKARSIDVVLADTAGRLPTQLHLMEEIKKVKRVIAKAEPSAPHEILLVLDANTGQNALAQVKAFDDALGLTGLVVTKLDGTAKGGVLAAIAQSRPIPVRFIGVGETKQDLQPFRAREFVEALFE
- a CDS encoding cell division ATP-binding protein FtsE, translating into MITFSQVTKRYPGGHEALCEASFTIATGEMVAVTGPSGAGKSTLLKLIAGIERPTSGSVLVDGQNIGRLSRKAMPYWRRTLGLVFQDAKLLYDRNCFENVMLPLRISGMPVKEAARRARAALDKVGLKDRERAMPITLSGGEQQRLAIARAIVNRPSILLADEPTGNLDADYAELLLDMLAAFSRAGVTLVIATHEPRLIERLKPRVLALRGGRVLT
- the ftsX gene encoding permease-like cell division protein FtsX → MRNWLAQQRAALTHTLVRLGAAPFATVLTVLVIGVALALPVSLYLAVANVARLATHVSHTPEITLFLEDGSDQTQTLARSLRARKDLARVRFVSREEALKGLAGRAGMADVIATLGRNPLPDAFVLTPKATEPTALEALRQALSRLPGVARATLDSAWAQRLAAWLALGRDFVLILAGLFGTALVAVSFNTIRLQVLAQREEIEVSRLLGATDAFVRRPFLYLGTLQGLMGALLAWLLLAAALFFLGERVDALAAAYGATFRLEGLGWHETGLLLALSGALGWLGAWLAATQHLRRL